A region of the Anaerosporomusa subterranea genome:
GTGAACAATTGTACGAAGCTAAAAAGTATGTAACCATCCACATCACTCAAGCTCATCAGTCGATGTTTCACTTTCTGCTGAATCTAGATAAAAAAATGACTGGTCTAACCGACCATCAAAAATCTATTCTTGAGTTGTTTTATGCAGGCGCTAGCGATCAGGATGCAGCAAAAACTCTGAACACGGGTAGTGCCTCAACCATCCGCAACCACCGTTTCAGTTTGCGCGAACGGCAAAAGCAAGCAAAGGTATTTTTGGCTGTGATGGAACTGCTAGGCGAACATACACCGAAAAAACAGACCTTTGTCGCCATTCCCGCCAGTGCTAAACAGGTAGATGAGCGATTTGCTATTACCGAACAGGAAAATGCCAAAATATTAGCTACCCATTTTAAGCAAGGACTTAATGGACCACTGGACTCCTATCCGCTCAAAGAGAAGAAGCGAGTCGCAATTATCCGCCACCTAGCCACACTGTTTG
Encoded here:
- a CDS encoding DUF2087 domain-containing protein, which gives rise to MTTLSDLFWQAPLNDMKQGYIYQPENDEYVCLICGERFVNGLIYENGEQLYEAKKYVTIHITQAHQSMFHFLLNLDKKMTGLTDHQKSILELFYAGASDQDAAKTLNTGSASTIRNHRFSLRERQKQAKVFLAVMELLGEHTPKKQTFVAIPASAKQVDERFAITEQENAKILATHFKQGLNGPLDSYPLKEKKRVAIIRHLATLFAVNKTYNEKEVNAILKPIYEDYVLLRRHLIDYGFMDRTLDGSSYWVKV